Proteins found in one Polyodon spathula isolate WHYD16114869_AA chromosome 42, ASM1765450v1, whole genome shotgun sequence genomic segment:
- the LOC121305309 gene encoding gastrula zinc finger protein XlCGF49.1-like yields MQAVTIKEEVLELEPLHIKEEPVDLEPVQFANDISELGSIHIKEETPEAFLNNSMGPTTEEVPEMGPTPLRHPIQIHPSSETSGDFHQCAECGKCFSLLKSLRRHLQTHTDVKLYRCIECGKIFRKISDLKKHLGSHTGAKPHSCTECGKSFQEQRHLRRHQRIHTGEKPFPCSECGKRFSQLGSQKKHQQTHTGERPYICTECGKSFRDFYNLKIHQRIHTGEKPLHCPDCGKSFRYLNSLKIHQQVHTGEKPFHCTECGKNFNLFGNLKKHQRVHK; encoded by the coding sequence ATGCAGGCTGTTACCATAAAAGAGGAAGTTCTAGAACTAGAACCtctccacattaaagaggaaccTGTTGACCTAGAACCTGTGCAGTTTGCAAACGACATCAGTGAACTGGGATCaatccacattaaagaggagaccCCAGAAGCTTTCTTAAATAACAGCATGGGTCCCACTACTGAAGAGGTGCCTGAGATGGGTCCCACTCCTTTGAGACACCCCATCCAAATACATCCCTCGTCAGAAACCTCAGGCGACTTCCATCAGTGTGCCGAGTGTGGAAAGTGCTTCAGCCTCTTAAAATCGCTCAGACGGCACTTGCAAACTCACACGGATGTGAAGCTGTATCGCTGTATAGAATGCGGGAAAATTTTCAGGAAGATAAGCGACCTGAAAAAGCATCTGGGAAGTCACACTGGAGCAAAGCCGCATTCCTGCACAGAGTGCGGGAAGAGTTTCCAGGAACAGCGACACCTTCGAAGgcaccagagaattcacacaggagagaaaccgtttCCCTGCTCTGAATGTGGGAAGCGTTTCAGTCAACTGGGAAGCCAGAAGAAACATCAGCAGACGCACACGGGGGAGAGACCATACATCTGTACCGAGTGTGGGAAGAGCTTTAGGGATTTCTACAACCTTAAAATccaccagagaattcacacaggagagaaaccgctACACTGTCCagattgtgggaagagtttccgATATTTAAACAGCTTGAAAATTCACCAGCAAGTCCATACGGGAGAGAAACCGTTTCACTGTACAGAGTGCGGGAAGaattttaatttgtttggaaACCTTAAAAAACACCAGCGAGTTCACAAATAA